A single window of Coleofasciculus chthonoplastes PCC 7420 DNA harbors:
- a CDS encoding ExbD/TolR family protein has product MRFRTQRTQSSIPSIQLIPMLNVIMGVLAFFVMNSMLLTTQEGVNVQLPNTETTQTQQPEKPTPLIIQLNSRGQLVIGNQSVSQEQLFEQIQTYLSQNPQGAVFLQADSQLPYEQVIQVLAQMRDVGGDRVSLAIESN; this is encoded by the coding sequence ATGCGTTTTAGAACCCAGCGAACCCAATCATCAATACCATCGATTCAATTAATCCCTATGCTCAATGTGATCATGGGAGTTCTAGCATTTTTTGTAATGAATTCCATGCTGTTAACCACTCAAGAAGGCGTCAATGTTCAACTCCCTAATACTGAAACAACTCAAACTCAGCAGCCGGAAAAGCCTACTCCTTTAATTATACAATTGAACTCACGCGGACAATTAGTAATCGGTAATCAATCGGTCAGCCAAGAGCAATTGTTTGAGCAAATACAAACCTATTTATCTCAAAATCCTCAAGGGGCTGTTTTCTTGCAAGCCGATAGTCAATTGCCCTACGAGCAAGTGATTCAGGTATTGGCTCAAATGCGGGATGTGGGAGGCGATCGCGTTTCTTTGGCTATTGAGAGCAATTGA
- a CDS encoding NAD-dependent succinate-semialdehyde dehydrogenase — translation MGIATINPATGETLKTFEPLDHESIEAKLTLGKQVFESYRKTPMAQRANWLNAAAEILERDKVKFGKLMTLEMGKPIKSAIAEVQKCAWVCRYYAENAATFLADHHIDTDASQSFVRYQPLGIILAVMPWNFPFWQVFRFAAPALMAGNVGILKHASNVPQCALAIEDIIKEAGFPEGAFQTLLIGASQVEAIVSDSRIKAATLTGSEPAGASLAATAGKHLKKTVLELGGSDPFIVLESADLDAAVTTAVTARMLNNGQSCIAAKRFILADAIADEFEKRLVEKFKALNVGDPMEETTNIGPLATPSILQELDQLVQDCIAQGAKVLIGGKPLDRPGHFYPPTILADFPPGTPADNEEFFGPVALLFRIPDINAAIAKANAIPFGLGASAWTTDETQAQRLIDEIEAGAVFINGLVKSDPRLPFGGIKRSGYGRELGIQGIHEFVNIKTVWVK, via the coding sequence ATGGGGATCGCCACAATTAACCCAGCAACGGGAGAAACGCTCAAAACCTTTGAGCCACTAGATCATGAGTCGATAGAAGCCAAACTCACCCTGGGAAAACAGGTGTTTGAGTCGTACCGGAAAACGCCAATGGCGCAACGGGCGAACTGGCTGAATGCGGCGGCGGAGATTCTGGAACGGGATAAGGTCAAGTTTGGTAAGCTGATGACCTTGGAAATGGGCAAACCGATTAAAAGCGCGATCGCGGAGGTGCAGAAATGTGCCTGGGTTTGCCGTTACTACGCTGAAAACGCGGCGACGTTTTTGGCAGATCATCATATTGACACGGATGCCAGCCAGAGTTTTGTCCGCTATCAGCCCTTAGGGATTATTCTAGCGGTAATGCCGTGGAATTTTCCGTTCTGGCAAGTGTTTCGGTTTGCTGCACCTGCGTTAATGGCGGGGAATGTCGGTATCCTGAAACACGCCTCGAATGTGCCGCAATGTGCTTTGGCAATTGAGGACATTATAAAGGAAGCAGGGTTTCCGGAAGGGGCATTCCAAACTCTATTAATTGGGGCTTCTCAAGTCGAAGCCATTGTCAGTGACTCCCGGATTAAAGCCGCTACCTTAACCGGAAGTGAACCCGCAGGTGCATCATTAGCCGCTACTGCTGGGAAACACTTGAAGAAAACTGTGCTGGAACTCGGTGGAAGTGATCCATTTATTGTCCTAGAAAGCGCCGACTTAGACGCCGCCGTTACCACCGCCGTTACCGCCCGGATGCTGAATAATGGTCAATCCTGCATCGCCGCTAAACGCTTCATTTTAGCCGATGCGATCGCGGATGAGTTTGAAAAACGTTTGGTTGAAAAATTTAAAGCCTTGAATGTGGGTGATCCAATGGAGGAAACCACTAATATCGGACCATTGGCAACACCCAGCATCCTGCAAGAATTAGATCAACTGGTACAAGATTGTATAGCACAGGGAGCCAAAGTTCTAATTGGGGGTAAACCCTTAGATCGTCCCGGTCATTTTTACCCCCCCACCATCTTGGCGGACTTCCCCCCAGGAACCCCCGCCGACAACGAAGAATTTTTTGGCCCCGTGGCGTTATTGTTTAGAATTCCTGACATTAACGCGGCAATTGCTAAAGCCAATGCGATACCGTTTGGTTTAGGGGCGAGTGCGTGGACAACGGACGAAACCCAAGCCCAACGGCTCATTGACGAGATTGAAGCTGGGGCTGTCTTTATCAATGGATTAGTTAAATCTGATCCCCGCCTACCCTTTGGCGGAATTAAGCGCTCCGGCTATGGACGGGAATTAGGGATACAAGGAATTCACGAATTTGTCAACATTAAAACCGTTTGGGTGAAATAG